From a single Drosophila sulfurigaster albostrigata strain 15112-1811.04 chromosome 3, ASM2355843v2, whole genome shotgun sequence genomic region:
- the LOC133846113 gene encoding uncharacterized protein LOC133846113, with protein sequence MATSWTPIVCLLLLLGVSQQAAGGVMDNVNDGLKMAGQMFGINTAADVANLVAKAFSKATTRKKPDLMSVLQQGFESQRQYDDEEGDQDEEDQSKQESEAENAQESPPVEQGSRRQPLQLNSVQMLTNMMRLIGFDPRKLGALALNAIVMIAQAIGSTIVQATRGAPESDKDSGPEELFEPNDHQPRSIVSGGPIDWFLKRPGANTKRMLRRIMDQQLPEHIVDMIESKETPDGNEAACLKLLMCKSSPIIWGMQNSLKKRLAGEPDDDQDSYMNANAFFKYLPSWDEYKQHGLSCENRFSKYCPRNGTLGKL encoded by the exons ATGGCAACAAGTTGGACGCCAATTGTTTGCCTGCTACTCCTGTTGGGTGTGAGCCAACAAGCAGCTGGCGGAGTGATGGACAATGTAAACGATGGATTGAAGATGGCTGGGCAAATGTTTGGCATCAATACAGCGGCCGATGTGGCCAATTTGGTGGCCAAAGCATTCTCCAAGGCAACGACACGCAAGAAACCCGATTTGATGAGTGTGCTGCAGCAAGGATTCGAGTCACAGCGACAGTATGATGACGAGGAGGGAGATCAAGATGAGGAAGATCAATCCAAACAGGAATCGGAGGCAGAGAATGCTCAAGAGTCGCCGCCAGTGGAACAAGGATCGCGACGACAACCCTTGCAACTGAACAGCGTGCAAATGCTGACCAATATGATGCGCTTGATTGGCTTTGATCCTCGCAAACTGGGCGCACTTGCTCTCAATGCCATTGTGATGATTGCCCAGGCG ATCGGCAGCACAATTGTTCAGGCTACGCGTGGAGCACCTGAAAGTGATAAGGATTCGGGACCTGAGGAACTCTTTGAGCCCAACGATCATCAGCCTCGCTCCATTGTCTCTGGCGGTCCTATCGATTGGTTCCTCAAGCGTCCGGGCGCAAACACAAAACGCATGCTGCGTCGCATCATGGATCAACAGTTGCCCGAGCACATTGTCGACATGATCGAATCGAAGGAGACGCCCGATGGCAACGAAGCCGCCTGCTTAAAGCTGCTGATGTGCAAGAGTTCCCCCATTATTTGGGGCATGCAGAACTCCCTGAAGAAGCGTCTTGCAGGCGAACCTGACGATGACCAGGACAGTTACATGAATGCAAATGCGTTCTTCAAGTATTTGCCCAGCTGGGACGAGTACAAGCAGCATGGCTTAAGCTGTGAGAATCGATTTTCCAAGTACTGTCCACGGAATGGAACTTTAGGGAAACTCTAA